One genomic window of Bradyrhizobium sp. B124 includes the following:
- a CDS encoding TRAP transporter large permease subunit — MTSVIHTPHVDGRLTPGTSQATSRRWVVRANTLLGYVVAIPAALLVVAEIAVLSAGIVGRYVFRSPIVWSDELAGILFLWLAMLGSVIAFQRGEHMRMTAIVGVLSAEARAFLDVVAAAASLAFLVLVVWPAYEFAADEAFVTTPALEIVNSWRAAALPIGIGLMLIAAVLRLIRISSLRSLLASLAIVAGIIATFVLLAPVLQPLGNLNLLIFFVFVVGAMVFAAVPIAFAFGLATVGYLALTTSTPDVVMIGRMDEGMSHLILLAVPLFVFLGLLIEMTGMARAMVSFLASLLGHVRGGLHYVLVGAMYLVSGISGSKAADMAAVAPVLFPEMRQRGAKPGDLVALLAATGAQTETIPPSLVLITIGSVTGVSISALFTGGLLPGVVLAVMLAAVVWWRYRREDLSHINRATGREIGRAFVIAIPAIALPFVIRTAVVEGVATATEVSTIGILYSACAGLFIYRQFDWRRIYPMLVETASLSGAILLIIGAATGMAWALTQSGFSASLAKFMTSLPGGVPVFLAVTIVTFVVLGSVLEGIPAIVLFGPLLFPIARQVGVHDVHYAMVVVLAMGIGLFAPPFGVGYYAACAISRINPDEGMKPIVGYMIALLIGTLIVAAVPWLSIGFL; from the coding sequence ATGACCAGCGTGATTCATACACCGCATGTCGACGGCAGGTTGACACCCGGCACGTCTCAGGCGACCTCGCGCAGATGGGTGGTGAGGGCCAACACTTTACTTGGCTACGTGGTTGCGATCCCGGCAGCATTGCTCGTGGTGGCCGAGATTGCCGTCCTGTCCGCGGGCATCGTGGGCAGATACGTGTTCCGCTCGCCGATCGTCTGGTCCGACGAGCTCGCCGGCATTCTCTTCCTCTGGCTCGCCATGCTCGGATCCGTGATTGCGTTCCAGCGCGGCGAGCATATGCGGATGACCGCCATCGTTGGTGTTCTCAGTGCGGAGGCTCGCGCGTTCCTGGACGTCGTGGCAGCAGCGGCGTCGCTGGCATTCCTCGTGCTCGTCGTTTGGCCGGCCTATGAATTCGCCGCCGACGAGGCGTTCGTCACGACGCCGGCACTCGAGATCGTCAACAGCTGGCGCGCGGCAGCGCTGCCGATCGGGATCGGGCTGATGCTGATCGCAGCCGTCCTCCGGCTCATTCGCATCTCGAGCCTGCGCAGCTTGCTGGCTTCCCTGGCAATCGTCGCCGGCATCATCGCGACGTTCGTTCTGCTTGCTCCGGTCTTGCAACCACTTGGCAATCTGAATCTACTGATCTTCTTCGTTTTCGTGGTCGGGGCGATGGTCTTTGCGGCCGTGCCGATCGCGTTCGCATTCGGCCTCGCCACGGTCGGCTATCTTGCCCTGACAACCAGCACGCCCGATGTAGTGATGATCGGACGGATGGATGAGGGCATGAGCCACCTGATCCTGCTTGCCGTGCCTCTCTTCGTCTTTCTCGGTCTTCTGATCGAGATGACGGGCATGGCGCGCGCCATGGTCAGCTTCCTGGCAAGCCTTCTGGGCCACGTGCGCGGCGGGCTGCACTACGTGCTGGTCGGGGCAATGTATCTGGTCTCGGGTATTTCCGGGTCCAAGGCGGCGGACATGGCTGCGGTGGCTCCGGTGTTGTTTCCCGAGATGCGGCAGCGGGGGGCCAAGCCCGGCGATCTCGTTGCGCTTCTGGCGGCAACCGGCGCGCAGACCGAGACGATTCCCCCGTCGCTGGTTCTGATCACGATCGGCTCGGTGACCGGCGTGTCGATCTCGGCGCTGTTCACCGGCGGGTTGCTCCCGGGTGTCGTGCTCGCGGTCATGCTCGCAGCCGTGGTGTGGTGGCGATACCGCCGCGAGGACTTGTCCCACATCAATCGGGCGACGGGGCGGGAGATCGGCCGCGCCTTCGTCATCGCGATACCGGCGATCGCCTTGCCATTTGTGATCCGGACCGCCGTCGTCGAGGGCGTTGCGACGGCAACGGAGGTCTCGACCATCGGCATCCTGTACTCGGCCTGCGCGGGCTTGTTCATCTACCGCCAGTTCGACTGGCGCCGCATCTATCCGATGCTGGTCGAGACGGCCTCGCTGTCGGGGGCGATCCTGCTCATCATCGGCGCGGCGACGGGCATGGCCTGGGCGCTGACACAGTCGGGATTTTCTGCCTCTCTTGCAAAGTTCATGACCAGCCTTCCCGGCGGAGTACCCGTCTTCCTGGCCGTGACCATCGTGACCTTCGTGGTCCTGGGCAGCGTGCTGGAAGGGATCCCGGCCATCGTCCTGTTCGGCCCGCTCCTGTTCCCGATCGCACGGCAGGTCGGAGTGCACGACGTCCACTACGCGATGGTGGTCGTTCTCGCCATGGGCATCGGCCTGTTCGCGCCGCCGTTCGGCGTTGGCTACTACGCGGCCTGCGCCATCAGCCGCATCAACCCGGACGAGGGCATGAAGCCGATCGTCGGCTACATGATCGCGCTCTTGATCGGCACACTGATCGTCGCAGCCGTGCCCTGGTTGTCGATCGGATTCCTCTGA
- a CDS encoding SMP-30/gluconolactonase/LRE family protein — translation MYVTEMSASTLYITRLDPCGNRRVIRTTGGRPNGLTTEGHGRIWIVEAGLRALICIDEGGNEIRRMQGEGADRFLFPNDLCFGPNGLLDMTDSGMAAEDFINGQAFVDGYMDLDWDGRVYEIDPAAMKVVRVLDRKIRFTNGIAFGPDNHLYANASFTGEIYRYDALGEASPKRVVFGNVLQPDSNPDSKGPDGMAFGTDGRLSVGFIVRSITRRA, via the coding sequence ATGTATGTCACGGAGATGTCCGCGTCGACCCTTTACATTACGCGGCTTGACCCTTGCGGTAATCGCAGGGTGATCCGGACGACGGGCGGTCGTCCGAACGGACTGACGACCGAGGGCCACGGCCGGATCTGGATCGTGGAAGCAGGCCTCCGGGCGCTGATTTGCATCGACGAAGGTGGAAACGAGATCCGGCGCATGCAGGGCGAAGGTGCGGACCGCTTCCTGTTTCCAAACGATCTCTGCTTCGGCCCGAACGGACTGCTCGACATGACCGACTCTGGCATGGCCGCGGAGGACTTCATCAACGGCCAGGCTTTCGTCGACGGCTATATGGACCTTGATTGGGACGGCCGTGTGTATGAGATCGATCCGGCGGCCATGAAGGTCGTACGCGTGCTTGATCGCAAGATCCGCTTCACCAACGGCATTGCTTTCGGTCCCGACAATCACCTCTATGCCAACGCGTCCTTCACCGGCGAGATCTACCGATACGACGCGCTCGGCGAAGCCTCGCCGAAACGGGTGGTCTTCGGCAACGTCCTGCAGCCTGATTCCAATCCCGACTCCAAAGGGCCGGATGGCATGGCCTTTGGCACGGACGGTCGGCTTTCGGTCGGCTTTATTGTACGGTCTATAACCAGAAGAGCGTGA
- a CDS encoding FCD domain-containing protein, with protein MAIELEKMPKQPGRLKIQKRADLVTEEIKQLITQKNLRPGAKLPMEKELQRLFSVSKSTIREALKSLEVQGLITVSTGPTGGATIIEVPLERTFQLLQNYLFFKEVSMEDIYAARRLLEPELAAGSVPFLSDEQLDALEHNIETCQPTSHEPSRLVRQRQADLDFHDILAAANPNPFLRFACELINEMLRRLVVFSTQTPPEEHAKFGCANVKFHGEIAKAARARDSERVRALMKAHMEEASEYVKRLDGRLDGRLILDSEMAPRPRPLS; from the coding sequence ATGGCGATAGAACTGGAAAAAATGCCGAAGCAGCCCGGGCGGCTGAAAATTCAAAAGCGGGCCGATCTCGTTACCGAAGAGATCAAGCAGTTGATCACACAGAAAAATCTTCGCCCGGGCGCCAAGCTTCCGATGGAGAAGGAGCTTCAGCGGCTGTTTTCGGTCAGCAAGAGCACCATCCGCGAGGCGCTAAAATCGCTTGAGGTCCAAGGTTTAATCACGGTCAGCACCGGCCCTACCGGCGGCGCAACGATCATCGAGGTCCCGCTCGAGCGCACGTTTCAACTGCTGCAGAACTACCTGTTCTTCAAAGAGGTCAGCATGGAGGACATCTATGCAGCGCGGCGATTGCTGGAGCCGGAATTGGCCGCCGGCTCGGTTCCGTTTCTCTCCGACGAACAACTCGATGCTCTGGAACACAACATCGAAACCTGTCAACCGACGTCTCACGAACCATCTCGTCTCGTTCGGCAACGTCAGGCAGATCTGGATTTTCACGACATCCTGGCTGCAGCGAACCCCAATCCCTTTCTCCGCTTCGCGTGCGAGTTGATCAACGAGATGCTCCGCCGTCTGGTCGTCTTCAGCACGCAGACCCCGCCGGAAGAACACGCGAAATTCGGGTGCGCCAACGTCAAGTTTCACGGTGAGATCGCGAAAGCCGCTCGCGCGAGAGACAGCGAGCGCGTGCGTGCGCTCATGAAGGCGCATATGGAAGAGGCTTCCGAATACGTGAAGCGTCTGGACGGCCGACTCGATGGACGACTGATCCTCGACTCGGAAATGGCACCGCGCCCGCGACCGCTCTCCTAA
- a CDS encoding dihydrodipicolinate synthase family protein produces MVIGQNIPEIWAAIHTPFDNSGAIDEAGVRRNVGHYIAAGLAGVFCNGLIGEVWSLTLQERKRVIEVIADEAGGRLGISVVISGPSVEETVELGEHARRLGVSHAVLMVPTSGPRSPAQQFAYLHHICTRLEMPIVIFNARTAAGSPLDPAVFTQLCSLPNLKLLKTTGTTAENAALRQAARNGVLVSDPLEENFFGNMQREGQSILYADPEPYLYQRGDFRPIANYVALLASGQTEEAARICASLAPQRVVFNKWIMDPLKSGHMPNAAVKHWCDLIGIAGGAVRSPVTPLSAAERRELEADLVACEAPGLLSAAERTSS; encoded by the coding sequence GTGGTGATCGGGCAAAATATTCCTGAAATCTGGGCAGCGATTCACACGCCTTTCGACAACTCCGGGGCCATCGACGAGGCCGGGGTTCGCCGGAATGTCGGCCACTACATCGCAGCTGGCCTCGCGGGCGTGTTCTGCAATGGACTGATCGGCGAGGTCTGGTCGCTCACGTTGCAGGAGAGGAAGCGCGTTATCGAAGTGATCGCCGATGAGGCCGGAGGCCGTCTCGGAATCTCGGTGGTGATCTCGGGTCCTTCGGTTGAGGAGACCGTCGAGCTTGGCGAGCACGCGCGTCGGCTTGGCGTCAGTCACGCCGTGCTGATGGTCCCGACCTCCGGCCCGCGATCCCCCGCGCAGCAGTTCGCGTATCTGCACCACATCTGCACACGTCTGGAGATGCCGATCGTCATCTTCAACGCCCGAACCGCTGCAGGCAGCCCATTGGATCCTGCCGTTTTCACGCAGCTCTGTTCGCTGCCCAACCTCAAGCTGCTGAAGACCACCGGCACTACAGCTGAGAACGCTGCGCTTCGCCAAGCCGCGCGCAATGGCGTGCTCGTCTCCGATCCTCTGGAAGAGAACTTCTTCGGCAACATGCAGCGCGAAGGCCAGTCGATCCTGTATGCTGACCCCGAGCCCTACCTGTACCAACGCGGGGACTTTCGTCCGATCGCGAACTACGTGGCGCTGCTGGCGTCCGGGCAAACGGAAGAGGCGGCGCGCATTTGCGCGTCACTCGCACCACAACGGGTCGTCTTCAACAAGTGGATCATGGACCCGCTGAAGAGCGGTCATATGCCGAACGCGGCGGTCAAGCACTGGTGCGATCTGATTGGCATTGCCGGTGGCGCCGTGCGCTCGCCCGTCACGCCTCTGTCCGCCGCCGAGCGGAGAGAACTGGAAGCAGACCTCGTCGCATGTGAGGCGCCAGGCCTGCTCTCTGCCGCCGAACGAACCTCGTCGTAA
- a CDS encoding BMP family ABC transporter substrate-binding protein — MTLKPFDRRSFLQMLAAAGSAPFVLAIAAAHAETPLTVGILYSGSKQDYGFNQSHAQAAAALKKLPGIKVVEEERVPETIAAQRSMEGMIRQDGAQLILATSFGYFKPHVLEMAAKYPDVTFAHTGGVWTAGMPENIGTFYAYIFEAQYISGIIAGHMTKSKKLGLVAAKPTPNLLRSINAFAIGARSVDPAIQVQVIFTGDWVLPVREAEATNTLVDQGADVIAAQVDSPKVVIETAEKRGVMSCGYHSSQADVAPNGYLTGAEWNWITPYLVYVGSVRGGKKPEHYLRAGISDHFVKNSPFGKLVTPEARAAAEKARADLIGGTLVVYSGPLKDNKGNVVIPAGVMQSSNDRALDGINYLVEGIIGQV, encoded by the coding sequence ATGACCTTGAAGCCCTTCGACCGTCGCTCGTTCCTTCAGATGCTGGCCGCTGCCGGCTCCGCACCATTCGTTCTCGCTATTGCGGCTGCGCACGCGGAAACGCCCCTTACGGTCGGGATCCTCTATTCCGGTTCAAAACAGGATTATGGCTTCAACCAGTCTCATGCGCAGGCCGCAGCCGCGCTGAAGAAGCTACCCGGCATCAAGGTGGTCGAAGAGGAGCGCGTTCCCGAAACAATCGCCGCCCAGCGCAGCATGGAAGGGATGATCCGCCAGGATGGCGCGCAGCTCATCCTGGCGACGTCCTTCGGCTACTTCAAGCCTCACGTTCTGGAGATGGCGGCCAAATATCCGGATGTCACCTTTGCTCACACCGGCGGCGTCTGGACCGCGGGCATGCCCGAAAACATCGGCACGTTCTACGCCTACATTTTCGAGGCGCAGTACATTTCGGGAATCATCGCGGGCCACATGACAAAGAGCAAGAAGCTCGGCCTCGTCGCTGCGAAGCCGACGCCCAATCTTCTGCGAAGCATCAACGCGTTCGCGATCGGCGCCCGTTCGGTCGATCCGGCCATTCAGGTGCAGGTCATCTTCACGGGCGATTGGGTGCTTCCGGTGCGCGAAGCAGAGGCGACCAATACGCTCGTCGATCAGGGCGCCGACGTCATCGCGGCCCAGGTGGACAGCCCGAAGGTGGTGATCGAGACGGCCGAGAAGCGCGGCGTCATGTCGTGCGGCTACCATTCGAGCCAGGCGGATGTCGCTCCCAACGGCTATCTCACGGGAGCCGAATGGAACTGGATCACGCCGTATCTTGTGTATGTCGGCAGCGTCCGGGGCGGCAAAAAGCCCGAGCACTATCTGCGTGCCGGCATCTCCGACCATTTCGTCAAGAACAGTCCTTTCGGAAAGCTCGTCACGCCCGAGGCCCGCGCGGCGGCCGAGAAGGCAAGAGCAGACCTTATCGGCGGCACGCTCGTGGTCTACAGCGGCCCGCTCAAGGACAACAAGGGTAACGTCGTCATCCCTGCCGGCGTCATGCAGAGCAGCAACGACCGCGCGCTCGACGGTATCAACTACCTCGTTGAAGGCATCATCGGCCAAGTCTAG
- a CDS encoding ABC transporter permease → MSSILGIESAPSNPPGTAAQLSVALPVLAVLLASAVFAAFVALYGQNPFTVFGLIVQGGFGSSFAWQDTLSRAAPLILVGLAVAIPAQAGLVIIGGEGALVLGGLAGAIVTLPFAGAHALPMQVIMLVAGALAGGLWFGLASVLRQYRGVNETISSLLLSYIGIAIFHHLTEGLLRDPASLDKPSTHPIDPSYMLPMLPGVGVHAGLAVSLALAIIAHVVLRYTRWGFALRVVGGSARVARMVGLAVNRWVIGATFVAGGMAGVAGAIEVAAVQGTANSSLIVGYGYSGILVAFLARHQPLAIVAVAFLIGGMQASASLLQRRLELPDATMLVFQGLIFVCVLVADAIAQQLREKARR, encoded by the coding sequence TTGTCTTCGATCTTGGGAATCGAGTCCGCGCCGTCGAACCCGCCGGGAACCGCAGCCCAGCTCAGCGTGGCCTTGCCCGTCCTGGCGGTGCTGCTTGCATCGGCGGTCTTTGCGGCCTTCGTCGCTTTATACGGGCAAAACCCTTTCACGGTGTTCGGCCTGATCGTTCAAGGCGGCTTCGGCAGCAGCTTCGCCTGGCAGGATACCTTGTCGCGGGCCGCACCGTTGATCTTGGTAGGCTTGGCCGTTGCCATACCCGCACAGGCAGGCCTGGTGATCATCGGCGGCGAGGGCGCTCTCGTGCTCGGAGGACTTGCAGGGGCCATCGTGACGTTGCCGTTTGCGGGAGCGCACGCACTTCCGATGCAAGTCATCATGTTGGTCGCCGGCGCTCTGGCAGGAGGACTCTGGTTCGGTCTGGCCAGTGTGCTCCGGCAATACCGGGGTGTGAATGAAACGATCTCGAGCCTGCTCCTGTCCTACATTGGGATCGCGATCTTTCACCATCTGACGGAAGGCCTGCTCCGGGATCCGGCGAGCCTCGATAAGCCGTCGACCCATCCGATCGATCCGTCCTACATGTTGCCCATGCTGCCGGGCGTTGGCGTTCATGCCGGGCTTGCGGTCAGCCTGGCGCTGGCCATCATCGCCCACGTCGTGCTGCGCTACACACGATGGGGTTTTGCGCTGCGCGTGGTCGGCGGTAGCGCCAGGGTCGCGAGGATGGTCGGCCTGGCCGTGAATCGCTGGGTCATCGGTGCGACGTTTGTGGCGGGCGGAATGGCGGGAGTTGCCGGCGCGATCGAGGTGGCGGCCGTGCAGGGGACGGCCAACTCCTCACTCATCGTTGGCTATGGCTACAGCGGAATCCTTGTCGCGTTCCTGGCGCGCCACCAGCCGCTCGCGATTGTCGCTGTCGCATTCTTGATCGGCGGCATGCAGGCAAGCGCCAGCCTGCTGCAACGGCGCCTCGAACTTCCTGATGCAACGATGCTGGTGTTTCAAGGCTTGATCTTCGTCTGCGTCCTCGTCGCGGATGCAATTGCACAACAATTGCGAGAAAAGGCACGGAGGTAA
- a CDS encoding ABC transporter permease, protein MDPTAIGWLALPLAILGGAIRVSTPFIFVSIGELITEKSGRINLGLEGTLMLGAMAGYGISYLSGSPWLGVLAAGLAGTAFGALHGLLCSVKRVNDTATGISLIVLGTGLAFFFGKPLIEPKAPALPSIALGFWSSVPQVRAGLDVNALFFVGIALAFAVYVFLNRTGWGLMLRTVGDSEDAARALGFPVLRVRILATMTGGFLAGVGGSFLSLSYPGSWSEGLSSGQGIMAVALVIFARWRSINALGASLLFGGAGALGPALQGVGVTGYYYLFNAAPYILTLAIMVASTSRAAPFADAPGELKLHR, encoded by the coding sequence ATGGATCCCACGGCAATCGGTTGGCTCGCACTGCCACTCGCGATCTTGGGCGGAGCGATCCGTGTTTCGACCCCCTTCATCTTCGTCAGCATCGGTGAGCTCATCACCGAAAAATCGGGGCGCATCAATCTGGGTCTCGAGGGCACGCTCATGCTGGGCGCGATGGCGGGATACGGGATCTCGTATCTCTCCGGCTCGCCCTGGCTCGGCGTGCTCGCAGCGGGACTGGCCGGAACCGCCTTCGGGGCGCTGCACGGTCTGCTCTGCAGTGTGAAGCGCGTCAATGATACGGCGACCGGCATCAGCCTCATCGTGCTCGGCACAGGCCTGGCGTTCTTCTTCGGCAAACCCTTGATCGAACCCAAGGCGCCAGCGCTTCCTTCGATAGCTCTCGGATTCTGGTCGAGCGTGCCGCAGGTGCGAGCAGGGTTGGACGTGAACGCGCTGTTCTTTGTCGGAATTGCGTTGGCGTTCGCGGTCTATGTCTTCCTGAACAGGACCGGCTGGGGACTGATGCTGCGCACCGTCGGAGACAGCGAGGATGCGGCGCGCGCGCTTGGTTTCCCGGTATTGCGGGTGCGCATCCTGGCGACGATGACCGGCGGCTTTCTCGCCGGCGTCGGCGGCAGCTTCCTGTCGCTTTCATATCCCGGGAGCTGGAGCGAAGGCCTGTCCAGCGGGCAGGGCATCATGGCGGTGGCGCTCGTCATCTTTGCGCGTTGGCGTTCCATCAACGCCCTCGGCGCATCACTTCTGTTCGGCGGTGCAGGCGCCCTCGGGCCGGCGCTGCAGGGTGTTGGCGTCACCGGCTATTATTACCTGTTCAACGCGGCTCCCTACATCCTGACGCTGGCGATTATGGTGGCCTCGACGTCGCGCGCGGCTCCGTTCGCCGATGCGCCCGGCGAACTCAAGCTGCACCGATGA
- a CDS encoding ABC transporter ATP-binding protein, translating to MTAPQVELKNMTKRFGANLALNNVSLLIRSGTVHALLGENGAGKSTLVKCLVGFYHPDNGHIQVNGREHRLNSPKDADALGIGMVYQHFTLVPSMTVAQNLVVSGARLPAYVNWQSELKRLAEVTKKLPFHVPLDVRVSQLSAGEKQKAEIVKQLYLGRKLLILDEPTSVLTPAEADEVLGYVRSLTRAGELSAVLISHKFHEVRRYADDVTVLRRGASVRTGAVADLSDDALAEAMIGEPVSKAVQHALKLPPKSKIVLSIKQVSVNGDNGLPAVKDLSLEVREGEIVGIAGVSGNGQLELVETLMGQRDRSGTIAVSGAAFNGARKEIGRLGVYGLPQEPLKNACIDRMSLAENLALRNFDRAPLCRGIAMNYRALAEQAEKLVKQFRVKAPGLTASMSALSGGNVQRAVLARELTQNVRLLIASNPTFGLDFVACEETYRRIVEVRNGGAAVLLISEDLDELLGLVDRILVMSGGRIVHEVAADGADKRVIGKYMAGMKAA from the coding sequence ATGACCGCTCCGCAAGTCGAACTCAAGAACATGACGAAGCGTTTCGGAGCGAATCTCGCTCTGAACAACGTGTCGCTGCTGATCCGGTCGGGCACCGTCCATGCGCTGCTCGGGGAGAATGGCGCCGGAAAGAGCACATTGGTCAAATGCCTCGTGGGTTTCTACCATCCGGATAATGGCCATATCCAGGTCAACGGGCGCGAGCACAGGCTGAACTCGCCGAAGGATGCCGATGCGCTCGGCATCGGTATGGTGTATCAGCATTTCACGCTGGTCCCGTCCATGACGGTCGCGCAGAATCTCGTTGTCAGCGGCGCGAGACTGCCAGCCTACGTCAACTGGCAAAGCGAGCTGAAGCGGCTGGCCGAAGTCACCAAGAAGCTTCCGTTCCACGTCCCGCTCGACGTGCGAGTCTCGCAGCTCTCTGCGGGCGAGAAGCAGAAAGCCGAGATCGTCAAGCAGCTCTATCTCGGGCGCAAGCTTCTCATCCTGGACGAGCCGACGTCCGTACTCACGCCGGCGGAAGCCGATGAGGTGCTCGGCTATGTTCGCAGCCTGACGCGGGCGGGCGAGCTTAGCGCCGTTCTGATCAGCCACAAGTTTCACGAAGTACGCCGATACGCCGACGACGTCACGGTGCTGCGGCGTGGCGCGTCAGTCCGAACCGGAGCGGTCGCGGATCTGTCGGACGATGCCCTGGCCGAAGCAATGATCGGAGAACCCGTCAGCAAGGCCGTGCAGCACGCGTTGAAGTTGCCGCCGAAGAGCAAAATTGTCCTTTCCATCAAGCAGGTCTCCGTGAACGGCGACAACGGACTGCCGGCCGTGAAGGATCTCTCACTGGAGGTTCGCGAAGGTGAAATTGTGGGAATTGCCGGGGTGTCCGGGAACGGACAGTTGGAATTGGTCGAGACCTTGATGGGTCAGCGCGATCGCAGCGGTACCATCGCCGTATCCGGCGCCGCCTTCAACGGTGCGCGAAAGGAAATTGGCCGCCTCGGCGTCTACGGGTTGCCGCAGGAGCCGCTCAAGAACGCCTGCATTGATCGGATGTCGCTGGCGGAGAACCTTGCCCTGCGCAACTTCGATCGGGCGCCGCTCTGTCGAGGTATCGCGATGAACTACCGCGCGCTCGCGGAGCAGGCCGAGAAGCTCGTAAAGCAATTTCGTGTCAAAGCCCCGGGCTTGACGGCGAGCATGAGCGCGCTCTCCGGAGGCAACGTGCAACGAGCGGTTCTTGCGCGAGAACTTACCCAAAACGTCCGATTGCTGATCGCGTCCAATCCAACCTTCGGCCTCGATTTCGTCGCCTGCGAAGAGACATACCGCCGGATCGTCGAGGTGCGGAACGGCGGTGCCGCGGTGCTGCTGATCTCTGAAGACCTCGACGAATTGCTCGGCCTGGTCGACAGGATCCTCGTCATGAGCGGGGGGCGCATTGTCCATGAGGTTGCGGCCGATGGCGCCGACAAGCGCGTGATCGGAAAATACATGGCGGGCATGAAAGCGGCCTGA